The following nucleotide sequence is from Corylus avellana chromosome ca7, CavTom2PMs-1.0.
AGCAGCTTTCTGTTCAACTTAGCCATATATCACGGACCCAGCCACAGCAGAGGCTCTCGCTGCCCGAAAGGCGGTGGAAATCGGTCATCAGCTGGGATGGAGGAAGGTGATCTTGGAGGGTGATGCCTTGGCTGTAATCACGTTGATCAACAATGAAGATAAGTGGATGGGGAGCTACGGGGCAGTGGTGGACGAGACAGAAACTTTACTGTCCAGTATGTTGGACTGGCGGGCTCTTCATGTATCCAGGCAAGGCAATGTTGTGGCACACTGTTTAGCTAAGCTAGCCCTTTCATTAGGCCAAGAATATCTCTGGTTGGACAATCTCCCATCTGATATTCATGAGTCTGTAATGGCTGATCAAACCCATCAATGATGAATGAAAtatgtttcttttcaaaaaaaaatactagtatAGTtagagaccaaaaaaaaaaaaagcataaaagtactttgaaaaaatatgaaaatccgggaaaatcaaacaaataaacaaaaaatctcatagGGGAATAGGCCTCAGacaaatatcaaataagaagCATGTTATATCGAACAATTAAcgattttataaactaatggatattaagaaaaaatatgtcCCAAGATGACCATTGTGATTTTACACTtacaataatcaaataaaattttgccttcttttgctttcaaaagcataaaaagtaCTCAAAAGACCATAAAAAGTACTTAAGTATTTTTAAAccagttttttattattttgattaataatgcaatgaaatttttttctattttgtaattttgtttctaCAACCTATCATTTAGTTCATCTAATTCAATtataacatataatattatgttatatacatattaaagtgattgaacataataatacataataatttgatttttattatttgtttccttatttgattttggcATTACTAATACTTAggggtgtaaatgagccgaccttgagcgagcttcccttgttcaggcttggctcgtttaaattttattcgagctcaagggcgagccaaaaaaatcgagctcgagctaataataagtcgagccgagccagctcgcgagctggctcttatatttaatgtttttgttttttttttttaaattaacttcaagtactcttaaacggcttaagaagttagtttgcatatgagtatttgcttaacctGGCTAGTcaagtatggagcctgagtcaatacagcaaggcatttggtttcaaagagagaggatatgcatcattttatagataagcaaacttggagaataatattttcttaacaatgtgggacaagttaataggttgcattcagactgcattgggacaacgccccctacaaaaaactatttcttcaacgtctctctctcaatccccctcaccagtcacagcgcatcttccacctgaactctcatttcccactctctcactctcgctctcgctcatcaaacaggtagtgatagtgtttgggtctgtatgatttttcaatagtttatgccttttgcaatctccctcaatagtttctgcttgattcttcttcctttcgtttgggtctgctctaatttaATCGAGGtcttttaatgattgctctctctctctttgatcacgaagggtttaaaatttttcattctctaacgcttaaatataaatgcaattttaagattttaataattatgagatttataattaattatgtattacttagtttatatatatacacacacacacgagcttaaacgagcttgctcacgagcctagccgagtcgagccgagcttgcttcatttaatattcgagttaggatttgtgttcatgatgtgcttcatttaatattcgagtcgagcacgagccgagcccgagcttgctcgcgagacgcttcgctcacttaacagccctactaatacttaatttattgaataatttatatatggaaaactcttaaaactattaattacgctaatttaatgaccaattttttttaagtaaaaaccggttcactcttaaatAACCGGTTcacaaattatgccttaaaaaaccgatttagcattaaaataaaaaggatttaCACCACATATCGCAATATTAAAGCACTTCTGAGAGTGATtcggctttatatatatatgatgcttTTGTCTTTACAAGTTCTAGACATGGCACTTTacggttgtgttattttaaatccaaaaaaaggGCTTACTATAGATCGCAATGCAATGACATATAAATCTAATTCAAAGTACGGAATTAAAACTCCCTCTTACTTCTTTCTAATTCTACTAACTTTTTAGTTTATAAGGGAACACTTGGCAATTATTTGTATCTATTTGATCCATGGTCCATGGAGATCCAAAAAGAATACTTTTCTTGTAGATCCTTTTGGATCCAAATTGTTTCAAAAAAGTATGTTATCTTTCCACAAACATGAACCTGAAAATTTAGAGGCATGAACTttagcaaatattttttttctttttttttctttttttttttaacttagcAATctctatgtatttatttatttccttatttgattaaatccTAAAATTCAGATATAATAAATTTCTTGTTTGCTCTAAATTCCTGAAtctaatttgatttgtattttttttacttgatttgGAGATTAATAACACTTTACCTATTAATATTATGATACAAAAGAAATCCTACTTGATTTagatttctaatatatataaaattatttatggttatatattatatttaaatgaatAGCGTAAGCATTTTAGACTGCCACCTGTCTAGGATCTCAAGTTTTGAACTTTGCTTACAAGAGACAAATAGTGACTAATGGCCTTATGTAAAACGTGACTTTTATGTGGTTAGAAACCTATGACTGGACACCGCTAGGACTCGGTCGGGACCCCGTCGGGACTTGATTGGAACACCATCGGGGACCAGTTACGACAATGCCAAGAGCTGGTTAGGATCTAGTCTAGATCCGTCAGGACCTCCCAGAGAACCAACCAGGACACCGACGGGATCCCTTCGGGATTTGATCAAGAAACCGTCAAGACCCAGTTATGAAACCTCCAAGAGTGGGTCGGGACCCACCGGGACCTGACCAGGACATCATTGGGAATCAACCGAGACACCATCTGGACCTGGTTAGGACACCGTCGAAACTCGGTCGGGAGCTGACCGCGACGTAGTTAGGACACTGCCTGGACTCAATTGAGACTCCGTTGGGACCCCGCTTGGACCCGATCGTGACTTGCAGGGCTTGGTTGAatcattttcgtaatttaaaatttaatattcttGGTTGAatcattttcgtaatttaaaatttaatatgattgaataatatatatatatatatatatatatatatatgtgtgtgtgtgtgtgtgtgtgtgtgtgtgtgtgtgatttttCGTGGGTGCATAACaccggaaaatatttttcaaaaaatcatttttccgacggaaaacattttacgtcaaaaaCAAATGGATCCTTAGTTTTGTTTGCATCCAATATTTCTTGGTGGAAATAGAGGGAATTTTGAAAGAGTACTTATTAGATTCTTCATAAAgctccaatttttattttttttttggggtataCCATTTCATAAACCTTatcaaattaaacaaattacaaagtaatactagaagtcactcttgtgtctcTTCAAGAATGATGCAACTTCTAAAATCTACATTGGccttgtaattaattattattgaattttgatcaaattgtaattttaaaagtcacctcattcTTAAAGTGACACAAGAAGGAAACACgaatagcttttaaaattactctaaaTTCCAAATATCAAACACTCTATATAGTTCCAACAAAGTCTTTAATTCATATAAGAGTTTGGAggagtttgaaattttattaaaaactacCACTCCACAATATTTCAAGTTCCACTCAAAAGTTACTTTTCTTGTGGAGAAAGTAACtcttaatgaaaatgaaattaacAACAcaatttgaaataataataattaatggcAACATGTGATTTAGGACATTTTGACCCTCCAATACATGATTTATTAGTACTAACAttatcattttttcttcttccctttctaATTAAGGACACTTTTCTGAATAGCCAGGACCTCCAAAATATAAATGGGATCCATAgactatattattattgttcaCCACATTTACATCGTAGCACGAAGGATTTGTTACATCTATTTCCAGTTTCCCGTTAGCGTCCTTGAATTTACCATGCCCATCCATGTATTGAATACTGCGAACATAACTTGCTTTTCCATGGCCTTCACTCGGAAAATGTCCGCTCCCCATGTGAGTTGATGTGTGATGATTGTTCAACTTTGCGTTAAAAATCATTCCACCGTAGAACACTGTTTCAGCACTATGTGATAGATGTGTGAAGAGGGACATGGGCCAATATCCAAGTACCTCATTTTTAACTTTTAGATACCAATCTCCATAACTCTGAAACACATAATACTTACTTAAGTCATGGAGAAATATTTATTACTCATGACCAAGAAAATGAATTTACAACAAGGTTTAGGTATTACCTTGTATATGGTTATCCCAATCTCGAATTGTTTTCCATTGTAGCTTGAAGAGGGTTTTATGATAGAGCCAAGTGCAATTTTATTGCTAGTTTGCACGAAACCGGGACAATTGAGATCCGAGCACCCAGTGCTCTTGTAGGCATCACGCTTAcaaacacatacatatatagCATGCTAAGGATCAGCttagatttatgaatttgagaatcttaaatttaaagagaattttaTGTAATCTCAATCCTTCTCTCTGCAGATGGATTACTTACAGTCCAGGATATGTAGAGTTTGGGTTCCTTAGAAGGCGAAGCTACCTGTAACCATGAAATTATTGTTAGAAATTATTCTCCAAATGCTTGATTTGTATGTtacatgatttttgttttaaaatatatatttcattataattttctCAGTACCCCACAATTGAAATCCAACATAATTGTTTCAACATTTAGATTTACTTACCTACACTCAATTAATCAAAAGCAACTGTTAAATTATATTTGGTCAAACTTAATTACCTGCCATCCAACTTCAATGCGGTTTTGTTCGGGTGAAGAACCTGAAATAAGCCATACTTGGGAAGCGCTTAAGAACCCATCATTTAGCGCAGGACTCCATACATTAAGTGATGCATGTGCTCCATAGAAGTGGCCATCTCTTATAATACCTCCAGCGAACTAATTTGAAATATAATTCatacgttaaaaaaataaaaataaaaaaataaaaggaaaaaatgatcaataaattaataaagaaacctaatttgaaattaataatttaatgaattttaattagttttatatgataatatatatgatttaattaattacctcaTAACCGTTAGAATTATCAGTTTCAGCTGCAACTGATGGTGTAGTACCATGGGGTGCATAATGTTCATCCGCCCGTAAACGTCTAATTGGGATTGTTCTTGTAGGGCATTCTCCATTCTCATGCCAATCTTGAAATAGCTCAACATTGTGTAATTCTTCATTTCTTACATTTGGAATTGAACCGGATTCCATCTGATTAACAACAGATTAATGCAAATTACCAGAATACTTAGTGGAAAACATCAACTGGAGTTAGGAAAAGCAATAAAGAAACCTGTATAGTATGATTCTTGAGTAATGGATGGTTGAAAGCAGGTTGTTGATAGATATTTACACAGTCTATTACGTCACCATTCTTACCCTGcaaagattttaataattaatactaGACCATGGATATATAAGCAAGCCTGAATAATACTCTccaaaaaaactatatatatatatatatatatatatatatatatatatatagccactgaaaagaaaaggaagagatCAGAAAGAGATTACCTAGATCGATCgagtcaaaataaaaattaaaaattaagaaagatgtAATATATTCATTATAACCTCAATAGTTTTGACAGTTCCTTTATGCGGCTTAACCAACTCTTTGTTTTCCATGGTACCAACGCTTCTTCCACCAACAAATCTATCACTCAGCATGAAAGATAGAGCtaacaagaaaaatatgcatctTTTAATTAGTTTGGTATTGGCCATTGAAAAACAAAGTTGAAAACTTGTCTTATTGAAAACAAGTTtcacaaagatatatatatactttaccGAATTAGCTTGTTCAGGTAGGTACCAAATTAAGTAACTGATAAAACAACCGCAAATTTAGAAGTTATTTATGGAGAACCCTTGACAACCGATAGAAttagtttataagaaattttctatatataaatcagtctctaaaaatgacatatgtctcTTAATTAGTAtctaagctttttttttttttttaatagcatgtgcttcttacatgtttttttaattaatagcaTGCACATATATATGCTTAAAGAATACATATCATTTTCAAGGCTAGTTTATAGGAAACTCTTACAAACCAATTTCTAAGAAACATCTAACCATAGACAAGTACTTGACACGTCTCTTAATTTTATTGGCTCAACGGAATcggtctttttttttgacaaaatttgaaAGTATCGAgcaatttgttatttatgtatacCCAAAGGAGCTcttaaaacatatattttaatacaataGAAACTTAATTGCATATTAGACAAATAATGATGTCATTTAGTTGGCCAATTCCATCTGTATTAACTAATTATTGGCATCTGAGAGATTTGTTAGATAGCCTATTTTCAGCCGTCTTGATTTGGAAACTCAGAAAATTAATATCCAGAATGagtaaagaaaaattattgcaaattaattttggaaagaatttttgtttggtcTTCATATATAGCTGGAGTTCAAACTAATTCTTGCTAACTAAATGATTTCAGCAATACTCAATTaaagctattcattttttcttttttctttttttggtgtttaaacCGCTTTTTGCAGCCTTTGTTTAGAGCACCAGATCATTTTATGACctagtttttactttttttttgtatttctcacTGTAATTTTCTTATCGAGTCTATTGTTAGGAAGCCTACcctttttttagtgttttaatccATGTAACtctttccttatttgcttaCAAAAATATATTGGGTTTGACCACTTTGGATGCattaacaaaaatgataaaCAATCAGCTTTTAGTTAACTGTGATTTTAGGttgatgttttaatttataaattactatttttttaaggaaaaatatattttaccgtTAGGTGATAATTTCAATCaagttctaatttttattttttatttttatttttaataaacgagttatcttcattgatataaaatcaatcTTGAGCAAAATGCTTCATCATACAATATCAAATATACAAGTTGAAAACTCCACGGTCCCAACACTATCTATGACATATCTAATACGTACAGCCTTTAGGGTTATTACAAATTAAACAACACCATAGAAATGTCATCATCACAATCAATATATAGATCTACGGCATAAATCGACAAATCACGTCTCTGGTCATTGTCTCTTCCGTCAATGACAATTCTTTCATAAACTTGATAACTCCTCCATCATCAGTCAATAGTTTGCTCCtagaaaagaacaagaagaaaaaaaaaagacctattGGAAATCATTTCGTTATTCttaaacaaaacataaagaaaacaacaaatccaaGGCCTACTACAGCCAGAGCAATAGTAGACTTGTCTTATTTAGAAGCAAAAACGAAAATAGAGAatcaaaaaaatagtaaaaaacaCCACACCTAATAGTCGGCAGAATGATGCATGAAGGCCGGTGGTTGGAagaaggggtggccggcgagaAAGGTAAGCGGTTGCGTGGATGGATGGAACTGATGAAGAAGTCTAGATCTGATTCTGAAGAAAATAGACCTAGAAACCCTATCAGATCAGATAGGATGGCGGTGCACATAATGTGACATACCGGTAGAGAGTCTGGACGGCGGCAGATCTAAgtaaaggagaaaagaaaagaggaagagaaaggaagaaggggGGGGAGGAGAAGGAGGGTTTCCCTCCTCCCTTGCCGCCTAAGTTCAAATTGTTAATATGTCGTTTAATATATATGAGTTCAAATTCCAAGTATAAAACACTATATATTACCAAAGTctttaattcatatatatgagTTTGGAGGAGTTTGAAATTTTACTGAAAACTACCTCCACAATATATCAAGCTGCATTCAAAAGTCGTTTCTCTAGGATTTTTCTTCCAGGAAGCACCAGAGGTGAATGTGAGGTATCCTACCGGATTTCGGCTGAGGAGGTTTGCGTGTATTCATTAAtacctttaatttaattttcaaatttaaacgTATCATCGATCATTATACTTTTCAAACTTTAAACCCTAAAGAGTAACTCGATAAAAGGTCAAACCCTAGCTAGTAATACAacttttttcctaaattttataCCAAAATTGTTGCAAAGCATTCGTAAATCCATGTAAATCTATTtgaacatattttaaaaatcattcgaCCTAACAAAATAAGCCATGATTATTTTATCAAAAGCTCACCAAATTCGTATACTTAATtatcaataagtgcgattttaaaaattgcgcttttgaaattgttatttttttaaaatcacaaaagtacgtgtttagtaaaacatgttaaaaattattttttcatcaaatatttgttataagaaattgtcattttgatttaaatttaagctttttcaaataagcactccctagcctgcttataaaaatcgcatattttttttttaattttaaattaagtactttttaaatcacaatgccaaacatCTTACGTTttacaataatttttaaaaacgcatattATTCTTTCAAAATCGCAATCTAAACATATTCTTAAATCTATATAAAAAGCAGCTATGACCCAAGATTAATAACTTTTTGTTTGAAGGTGAAAATGACAATTTAATCCTTCCTGAATGCGTAAGAGCTAAGAATTTATATgaccatttttgtcttttaaataCATTAGTTACTGTTTTGGCCTTCTTGACTTGTAAAGAGTAGAAgttatttttgagtgtttttggTCTTTTCATTCATTTTGTCTACAGTTTATTTTCTTGTGCACTGTATTATTTACGCTTTTACCTTTACTGAGCTTCACAGTTGACTCGCTTTTGTGAGGGGCGTTTCAGTCGTTTCGCACATACACAACTTCTTCTCCTTCAACAATGCCCATCTCGTAATGCGAcatgttgaaatattttcttccatCGTTTCTTTGACTTGTTGTTAGAAGCTCCTGGTGGTTGCTCCACTTGGCCTGGGCGGTGGTGTTGTGGTCCGGCCTGggaggattttattttattttttttggttttcagcTATAAAGTAGAAAATAATGGCATTAATGGTTCAAGCTCCGATTCATTTGCGTTAATATACAAGACTTTTTATCTTTACTACCTTAGTTCTCTGTTTGCTTGCTGCGaatttgtagaaaatttatGGATTCCAAAAGCCGATGATTGTCAGCTATGGGAGCCTGGGGCGGTGGAGACGTCGCAATGTCGCTGTTGAAGCAGGGGCCCTTTTGGACAGTGGGCTCTTCTTTTGCATaagtaattttgttgtttgttttcaGTGTTCATTATTGCTTCACTTTTTCCTTTTCGTAATCAAATCAGCCTCTAATTTTGTACTAAAGTAAGGGTCCATTCTTGTCTAGATGAAAAGTCTCAGGTTGTAACCATCAAGCCATACATATGATGGTTTTGTAAGAGGCTTAGAACAGTTGTTTCTAAGAGAGTTTACATTGATGGCATGGAAGTGGCAAGTTATATTTGTTTACTATATACATGCATTAGTTGTCTTCAGAACATGTTTTCTGCCAACTTGCTGAATGTCTTTAATGTCCTCTTTGGCCTTCTTTCATATAAAGATGTTTCCTTCCTTTTTATCATGCTTTTGCAGTTACATGGTTCAAGTCTTGCATCCCTTTCAATGGGTTGGAGCAAAGTACTAGAACTGGGTTTAGCCGAGCCTCGGCTGGATTAAATTGAGTCGGAGGAAAATCGGTTTGGCTTTCTTCAAACTgttgtagtaaaagttgtagtagccaaacattttccttattttgtgaCCATTAATTGTAAATATGCTAATTATTTTGAATTCAAAGAGAAGGTATCGATCAAGCAGGAACTTACAGTTTTTTTAGAAGGAGGAGTAAATTaagaaatacaaacaaatatatttttattcgaTGGGTTACTActaattatttgttttcctaTAATAGCACATTAAGGACGAAAACATATTCCCccatttatttacttatttgttAAAACTTGTTGTTTCTATTAATTTGGTATTTGGATAACATTGATATAAAGGTGTATTTTTTGTACAACTTATCAACATGGACATATATACTTCACATTTTTCATAAACATGTCTAATAATAATGATCAAGCAGCACATTGGAAGATATttattgtcttttaatttttcttttgttctttttattattattattattattattatttttaatgtcaTTAGTTATGTTGGTGAAAATAATGTTTGGTTTTCAAACTTGACTTTTCAGAAAAATTAACACGTTTAACAGTACATTACACGCTCCTTAACATATTGCCATATCAAAATGTAGACGTTAGGAAATAATGAGGGCATTTTTTATAACTAACACTTCTGATCTGCGCTACGCGAAAACACTGCTTCACCTTAAAATTGGcgttttcaaataagcatctcATTCCGTGCTACACAAAAATGTAGCATTTTTACGTTTTTAATTCACTGTGTTTTTtcaatcacaatctcaaatgggatcatttttgcaattttaattaaaatcgTGCTTTTCGCATTCAAAAATGCATTGCCAAGCGCGCCCTTAGAGCATAATATATTATGATGTACAGTTATATACTGTATTTAAAGTGATACTTGTAATCATTTTAGACTGTCACTTGTCATAATTGTAAGCTATTCTCTTGATCGattcaacttttatatatatatatatatatatatatatatatatatatatatatatatatatgatgttgcATTACAtggatactatatatatatatatgatgttgcATTACATGGATACTAAGTCTGACATTAACTCGTTAATAAGTGAGATtagactttataagtgatttcaaAAAAACTCCAATTGTAACTTTGGCGCAAATGTAGCTAGCATTTTTCCCGGAATATGACATTCACTTTTTCACGTCGGTTGGTATCGGAGGCACTCCTCCTTGTATCAATTTCAAAGATTGAGTtttatatgaaagaaaatgaaattaacaacacaatttgaattaataataataataataataattaatgggCAAAATTTGTCCAACATTTGCATAATCTTCCTCTAGTTGATCTCGAGCACTTTGGAGTCACTATAGTGTGGAGATTTTGTttatacttttgtttttgtcatttgacATTTAGGTATAAGCGCACAAAAGCTTATGGAATGACCAAATTTCAAGTACTTATTAAGGGTATTattgaaaatacaaatattGAAGGACACCGGATGTGATAACATCAGtaattttttggacattttgaCTCCTCCAATATGTGATTTATTAGTACTAACGCtatctatttttcttcttccctttctaATTAAGGACATGTTGCTGAATATCCCGGACCCCCAAAGTATAAATGGGTTCCATAGACTCCATTCTTATTGTTCTCCAAAATTACATCGTAGCACGAAGGTTTTGTTGCATGTGTTGTCAATCCCTCTATAGCATCATTGAATTTGCCATCCCCATCCATGTATTGAAGATTGCGAATAAAACTTGCTTTTCCAATGCCTTCACTCGGAAAATGTCCGCTCCCCATTTGAGCCGATGTGTGATGACCGTCTTTCGGCATT
It contains:
- the LOC132186058 gene encoding protein neprosin-like, which codes for MLSDRFVGGRSVGTMENKELVKPHKGTVKTIEGKNGDVIDCVNIYQQPAFNHPLLKNHTIQMESGSIPNVRNEELHNVELFQDWHENGECPTRTIPIRRLRADEHYAPHGTTPSVAAETDNSNGYEFAGGIIRDGHFYGAHASLNVWSPALNDGFLSASQVWLISGSSPEQNRIEVGWQVASPSKEPKLYISWTRDAYKSTGCSDLNCPGFVQTSNKIALGSIIKPSSSYNGKQFEIGITIYKSYGDWYLKVKNEVLGYWPMSLFTHLSHSAETVFYGGMIFNAKLNNHHTSTHMGSGHFPSEGHGKASYVRSIQYMDGHGKFKDANGKLEIDVTNPSCYDVNVVNNNNIVYGSHLYFGGPGYSEKCP